TGCAGGCGACTACTGCTCTGATTCACTGTGTGTCAGCTGTAAACCCTGCGCAGGCGACTACTGCACCGATTCACCATCTGTCAGCTGTAAACTCTGTGCAAGCGACTACCACACCAAGTCACTGTGTGTAAACTGTAAACTAGGCGCAGGTGACGACCGCACCGATTCACTGTGTGTCACCAGGAAAACCTGCGCAGGTGGCAACTCCATCGATTCACTGTGTGCAAGCTGTAAACCCTGTGCAGGCGGCTACCAAACCGATTCACCATGTGTAAGCTGTAAACCCTGCACAGGCGACAACTGCACCAATTCACCACCTGTCAGGTGTAAACCCTGCGCAGGTGACAATCGCACCAATTCActgtgtgtgaactgtaaacCCTGCGCAGGCGACGGCCGCACAGATTCATCATGTCATCTGAAAACCCTGTGCAGGCAACGACTGCTCCGAATCACCATCTGTCAGCTGTAAACTCTGCGCAGGCGACTACCACACCGATTCATCAGTAAACCCTTTTCTGATGCAGTGTTGGACCCGGCCATGATAGCAGACTCCAGCAATCAAGGACTTGACCAGATCCAGCAGTGAATGACCATAGACTACAgttgtaacagtgccacccatggGTGCACACTAGGTACTGCAACCGGTAGAGTAGAGTGGTGTTAGGGCCAAATATAGAGCTCATGGGATTGTAGGGATTAACTTTGTCACCTGCAGGCACAGAGATGGATGTAGCAGGGGCCACCAGTCAGTCAAGGGGCGATGCTCAGGAATGCTGGAGCTTGTAATCTGTGAGTTTGCAGGGCGCACTGGCGTGGTGCACCGGATAGGAGGTCCTGTGAAAGCTGGCGTTTCTCTGTACAGCCAGTGCCCTGCTGCAAAGCAGTCTCTTCTCCTCCACCGAGTCCAGCTGACATTCACAGAATTCCATCAGGGACTGCACCTTCTCATGAAGCGCTCGTCCTTTATAACGCCACTGCGCCAAGTGGAAGAAAGCCTCGAAGAACGCCTGCAGACACATCCCTGCAAATGAAGAGATAGATGGTGAGGAGGGGCCCCAGGAGACCAGATTGTATGGACCACTACTGGAAACTGCACTACCCACAACGAGATTTTAGGTGCAGACAGGCCTGTGCcgcatggagaggcagtgtactgtacagtagataatacaggtgtgtgtagtatggagaggcagcgcactgtacagcaggtagtacagGAGTGTGTATAGTATGGAGCGGCAGCgcactgtacagcagatagtacaggtgtgtgtgtagtagggagaggcagtgtactgtacagcaggtagtacaggtgtgtgtgtagtatggagcggcagtgtactgtacagcaggtagtacaggtgtgtgtagtatggagcggcagtgtactgtacagcaggtagtacaggtgtgtgtagtatggagcggcagtgtactgtacagcaggtagtacagGTGTGTGTGTAGTAGGGAGAGGCAGCgcactgtacagcaggtagtacaggtgtgtgtagtatggagcggcagtgtactgtacagtagATAATACAGGTGTGTGTAGTAGGGAGAGGCAGCgcactgtacagcaggtagtacagctgtgtgtgtagtatggagcggcagtgtactgtacagcaggtagtacagctgtgtgtgtagtatggagcggcagtgtactgtacagcaggtagtacaggtgtgtgtagtatggagcgGCAGTGCACTGTACAGTAGATAATACAGGTGTGTGTAGTAGGGAGAGGCAGCgcactgtacagcaggtagtacagctgtgtgtgtagtatggagcggcagtgtactgtacagcaggtagtacagGTTTGTGTAGTAGGGAGAGGCAGCGCACTGTACAGTAGATAATACAGGTGTGTGTAGTAGGGAGAGGCAGCGCACTGTACAGTAGATAATACAGGTGTGTGTAGTAGGGAGAGGCAGCgcactgtacagcaggtagtacaggtgtgtgtagtatggagcggcagtgtactgtacagtagATAATACAGGTGTGTGTAGTAGGGAGAGGCAGCGCACTGTACAGTAGATAATACAGGTGTGTGTAGTAGGGAGAGGCAGCGCACTGTACAGTAGATAATACaggtgtgtgtagtatggagaggcagtgtactgtacagcagatagtacaggtgtgtgtagtatggagaggcagtgtactgtacagcagatagtacaggtgtgtgtgtagtatggagcggcagtgtactgtacagcagatagtacaggtgtgtgtagtatggagaggcagtgtactgtacagcaggtagtacagGTGTgggtagtatggagaggcagtgtactgtacagcaggtagtacaggtgtgtgtagtatggagcggcagtatactgtacagcagatagtacaggtgtgtgtgtagtatggagcggcagtgtactgtacagcagatagtacagGAGTGTGTATAGTATGGAgcggcagtatactgtacagcagatagtacaggtgtgtgtgtagtatggagaggcagtgtactgtacagcaggtagtacaggtgtgtgtgtagtatggagaggcagtgtactgtacagcaggtagtacaggtgtgtgtagtatggagcggcagtgtactgtacagcaggtagtacaggtgtgtgtagtatggagcggcagtgtactgtacagcagatagcacaggtgtgtgtgtagtatggagcggcagtgtactgtacagtagatagtacaggtgtgtgtgtagtatggagcggcagtgtactgtacagcaggtagtacaggtgtgtgtagtatggagaggcagtgtactgtagagcaggtagtacaggtgtgtgtagtatggagaggcagtgtactgtacagcaggtagtacaggtgtgtgtagtatggagcggcagtgtactgtacagcagataatacaggtgtgtgtagtatggagaggcagtgtactgtacagcagatagtacaggtgtgtgtgtagtatggagaggcagtgtactgtacagcagatagtacaggtgtgtgtagtatggagcggcagtgtactgtacagcaggtagtacaggtgtgtgtagtatggagcggcagtatactgtacagcaggtagtacaggtgtgtgtagtatggagcggcagtgtactgtacagcagatagtacaggtgtgtgtagtatggagcggcagtgtactgtacagcaggtagtacaggtgtgtgtagtatggagtggcagtgtactgtacagcagatagtacaggtgtgtgtagtatggagcggcagtgtactgtacagcaggtagtacaggtgtgtgtagtatggagcggcagtgtactgtacagcaggtagtacagGTGTGTAGtagggagaggcagtgtactgtacagcagatagtacaggtgtgtgtagtatggagcggcagtgtactgtacagcagatagtacaggtgtgtagtatggagcggcagtgtactgtacagcaggtagtacaggtgtgtgtagtatggagcggcagtgtactgtacagcagatagtacaggtgtgtagtatggagcggcagtgtactgtacagcaggtagtacaggtgtgtgtagtatggagcggcagtgtactgtacagtataACTGGTGGCATTGCATCGGTGTATGTCAGTGTATACAATAGGTCTAACATTGTATTCATGAACCCAGACGATCAGGACGACTAGAGCATTGTGGTCCCACTAGCAGGATGCTGCTCCCATCAGTACAGAGCTGATCGTGGATCGCCTGATGCAGCGCTGTAATATACTCATCAGTGCTGGTCATAGTACTGCCATATGCTGCAGCATTAACACTGGGTAGATGTGCAACACACCTACATAGATGAATCCCAGCTTTATGAATACAATGCCAGATGTACAGTGTAGACTGGCACCTGCTCTGACATGTGGAGTTTTGCTGCTCCACCCAGTGTGACACACGAGTCCTGATCCTCGGCCGACATTACCG
The Bufo gargarizans isolate SCDJY-AF-19 chromosome 2, ASM1485885v1, whole genome shotgun sequence genome window above contains:
- the LOC122926763 gene encoding tubulin polyglutamylase TTLL11-like, with product MAAGDILYIDITRRWNSHEHKESGMCLQAFFEAFFHLAQWRYKGRALHEKVQSLMEFCECQLDSVEEKRLLCSRALAVQRNASFHRTSYPVHHASAPCKLTDYKLQHS